The Mucilaginibacter terrenus genome has a segment encoding these proteins:
- a CDS encoding putative sugar nucleotidyl transferase, with the protein MAIILFDDNARETLLPLTFTRPVADLRIGILTIAEKWGKYLATGFSYLTQPYLQIKYPLNIAEGNIFINGSVCPDEELLEAIDKLAEGEALSQQGKLIAVKLDATAAAEFSLAEQNYSPIEYTGQLVSITYPEHIFKKNDQELKKDYILLTKGRASQPVSSTNTVLGDQLFLEEGASAECAILNTLHGPIYIGRNSEVWEGSAIRGSFALCMESQVKMGTKVYPGTTVGPYSRVGGEINNAVIWGYSSKGHEGYLGNSVMGEWCNIGADSNNSNLKNNYADVRLWDYSHKSYRNTGLQFCGLVMADHAKCGINTMFNTGTVVGVSANVFDAGFPPNFIPDFSWGGAKAMEEYRLDKVLQTAAKVISRREHRVFDETEIAILTEIFNTTKQYRQF; encoded by the coding sequence ATGGCGATCATTCTGTTCGACGATAACGCTCGTGAAACCTTACTGCCGCTTACATTTACACGCCCCGTTGCCGATTTGCGCATTGGCATACTTACTATAGCCGAAAAGTGGGGTAAATACCTCGCTACTGGTTTCTCTTACCTTACGCAGCCTTACCTGCAGATTAAGTACCCCCTAAATATTGCCGAAGGAAATATCTTCATCAATGGTTCGGTATGTCCTGATGAGGAGTTACTGGAAGCAATAGACAAACTTGCAGAAGGCGAGGCTTTATCGCAACAAGGTAAACTAATTGCTGTGAAACTTGATGCCACGGCAGCGGCGGAGTTTAGCCTGGCGGAACAAAATTATTCGCCGATAGAGTATACAGGTCAATTGGTCTCAATAACCTATCCCGAGCATATTTTCAAAAAAAACGATCAGGAACTTAAAAAGGATTATATCCTGCTTACCAAAGGGCGCGCCAGTCAGCCGGTTAGCAGTACCAATACTGTCTTGGGGGATCAGCTATTCCTGGAAGAAGGGGCTAGTGCTGAGTGCGCTATACTCAACACGCTTCATGGCCCAATTTACATTGGTCGAAACAGCGAGGTATGGGAGGGATCTGCTATTCGTGGTTCTTTCGCGCTCTGTATGGAGTCGCAGGTTAAAATGGGCACTAAGGTCTATCCCGGCACTACAGTTGGCCCATACAGCCGTGTTGGTGGCGAAATAAACAACGCTGTTATATGGGGGTATTCATCAAAAGGCCATGAAGGTTACCTGGGTAACTCCGTGATGGGAGAGTGGTGCAATATAGGTGCCGATAGTAACAACTCCAACCTCAAAAATAATTACGCTGACGTACGCTTGTGGGATTATAGCCACAAAAGTTACCGCAATACCGGTCTCCAATTTTGCGGCCTCGTGATGGCCGATCATGCAAAATGCGGTATTAATACCATGTTTAACACAGGTACGGTAGTAGGCGTAAGCGCAAATGTTTTTGACGCGGGGTTTCCGCCAAATTTTATCCCAGACTTTTCCTGGGGCGGAGCTAAAGCAATGGAAGAATACAGGCTGGATAAGGTACTGCAAACTGCAGCCAAAGTAATATCACGCCGCGAACACCGCGTGTTTGATGAGACAGAGATAGCAATATTAACAGAGATATTTAATACAACAAAGCAGTACAGGCAATTTTAA
- the tpiA gene encoding triose-phosphate isomerase yields the protein MRKKIVAGNWKMNLDYNEGLALFSEVVNMVKDEATGNQQVVVCSPFIHLHSLAQLAKGSNNVAIGAQNAHQAESGAYTGEISAKQVKSTGAEYVILGHSERRQYFGETNELLAKKTDTALANDLKPIFCIGETLQEREANTHFGIIKAQLTEGVFHLDAETFAKLVIAYEPVWAIGTGVTATFAQAQEIHEFIRKEIAAKYSQQVADDTTILYGGSCNAKNAAELFAQTDIDGGLIGGASLKSRDFTDIVKAFN from the coding sequence ATGAGAAAAAAAATTGTAGCCGGCAACTGGAAAATGAACCTTGATTATAATGAAGGTTTAGCCTTGTTTTCAGAAGTAGTTAACATGGTAAAAGATGAAGCCACCGGCAATCAGCAGGTAGTGGTTTGCAGTCCGTTTATACATCTCCATAGCCTGGCGCAATTAGCCAAAGGCTCCAATAACGTAGCTATAGGCGCACAAAATGCTCATCAGGCAGAGTCAGGTGCTTACACCGGCGAAATATCTGCAAAGCAGGTAAAATCTACCGGTGCTGAATACGTTATTTTGGGCCACTCAGAACGTCGCCAGTATTTTGGTGAAACTAACGAATTGCTGGCCAAAAAGACGGATACAGCATTGGCCAACGACCTAAAACCAATTTTTTGTATCGGAGAGACCTTGCAAGAGCGTGAAGCTAATACTCACTTCGGCATTATTAAAGCACAGCTTACAGAAGGCGTTTTCCATTTGGATGCTGAAACATTTGCCAAATTGGTTATTGCTTACGAACCCGTTTGGGCAATAGGTACTGGTGTAACCGCGACATTTGCACAAGCGCAGGAGATACACGAATTTATCCGCAAGGAGATAGCTGCTAAATATAGCCAGCAAGTTGCTGATGACACCACTATTCTTTACGGTGGTAGCTGTAATGCAAAGAATGCCGCAGAGCTTTTTGCACAAACCGACATTGATGGTGGCCTTATTGGTGGTGCATCATTAAAATCACGCGACTTCACCGACATTGTTAAAGCGTTCAATTAA
- the prmA gene encoding 50S ribosomal protein L11 methyltransferase — MNYYELLFTTLTTKDYQQDLLIAALGEIGFDTFEEVDLGFKAYIPVDDFDQQQVDDALYPYQEMFTFSYEVNLIPQKNWNEVWESNFEPTKIGDQVFVRATFHEAKPEFPYEIVIDPKMAFGTGHHQTTAMMMALMLENDFEGKKVLDMGCGTGILAILASKLGAVDLTAIDYDPVCYESTIENAALNNINNITALCGSKEAIPNDKYDIILANINRNILLDQMERYVQVLKPGGEIYFSGFYDSPDLEIITDEARKYNLKYITHKKDKEWVAAKFVL; from the coding sequence ATGAACTACTACGAACTCCTGTTCACTACGCTAACTACCAAAGATTATCAGCAAGACCTTTTGATTGCAGCTTTAGGGGAAATCGGGTTTGATACTTTTGAAGAAGTTGATCTTGGTTTTAAGGCTTATATACCGGTTGATGATTTTGATCAGCAGCAGGTAGACGATGCCCTGTACCCTTATCAGGAAATGTTCACTTTTAGTTATGAAGTTAATCTGATCCCTCAAAAAAACTGGAATGAAGTATGGGAAAGTAATTTTGAACCGACAAAAATTGGCGATCAGGTATTCGTTCGGGCTACTTTCCACGAGGCAAAGCCGGAGTTTCCTTACGAGATCGTGATAGACCCGAAAATGGCTTTTGGAACCGGGCACCATCAAACCACTGCCATGATGATGGCGTTGATGCTGGAGAATGACTTTGAAGGCAAGAAAGTGCTGGATATGGGTTGTGGTACAGGTATTTTAGCTATTCTTGCTAGCAAACTTGGTGCGGTTGATCTAACAGCAATAGATTATGATCCGGTTTGTTATGAAAGCACAATCGAAAACGCGGCATTAAATAACATCAATAACATAACAGCTTTATGCGGGTCTAAAGAAGCTATACCTAACGACAAGTACGATATTATACTTGCTAATATCAACCGCAATATTTTGCTTGATCAGATGGAACGTTACGTGCAGGTGCTTAAGCCAGGCGGCGAGATCTACTTCAGCGGGTTTTATGACTCGCCTGATTTAGAGATTATCACCGATGAAGCAAGGAAGTATAACCTTAAATACATTACACACAAGAAAGATAAAGAATGGGTAGCGGCAAAATTCGTGCTGTAG
- a CDS encoding NAD(P)-dependent oxidoreductase — protein sequence MKVAIIGATGFVGSVLVKEGVSRGYEITAIARDTAKVDTHAGVTPIAANVNNVDALAAAMSGHDAVVSSFNAGWTNPNLYEDFLQGSKNIQEATKKSGVKRLLVIGGAGSLYIDGKQLVDSPQFPKEYYPGASSARDYLNILKEEKELDWTFLSPAINLHPGKRTGEFRTGTESPLFDEKGHHDISVEDLAVAIFNELEQNEFIQKRFTVGY from the coding sequence ATGAAAGTAGCAATAATCGGCGCCACAGGTTTTGTAGGAAGCGTATTAGTTAAAGAAGGTGTATCTCGCGGATATGAGATAACTGCAATAGCAAGGGATACCGCGAAAGTAGATACACATGCAGGCGTAACGCCAATAGCAGCAAACGTAAATAATGTAGATGCGCTGGCAGCTGCCATGTCCGGACACGATGCTGTTGTAAGTTCCTTTAACGCGGGCTGGACAAATCCAAACCTGTATGAAGACTTTTTACAAGGAAGTAAGAACATCCAGGAAGCCACCAAAAAATCGGGAGTAAAGCGCTTGTTAGTAATTGGCGGTGCCGGAAGTTTATATATTGACGGCAAACAACTGGTAGACTCGCCTCAGTTCCCTAAAGAATATTACCCCGGAGCATCATCAGCACGCGATTACCTCAACATTTTAAAGGAAGAAAAAGAACTTGATTGGACTTTTTTAAGCCCGGCAATAAACCTGCACCCAGGCAAACGAACCGGCGAATTTAGAACAGGTACAGAAAGCCCGCTATTTGATGAAAAAGGCCACCATGATATTTCTGTCGAAGACTTAGCTGTAGCTATCTTTAATGAGCTTGAACAGAATGAGTTTATTCAGAAACGGTTTACTGTAGGTTATTAA
- a CDS encoding Rrf2 family transcriptional regulator translates to MNGRFPITLHIMTLLCTEQGVISSEFLAGSINVNAVLVRKELSNLIRHGLVKSQEGKNGGYQLARPGTDISLAEIYHTVKPDAILGQAKNQPNPKCPVGRQINSHLNNLYEEVDQALINKLNGITLDAFCKKFD, encoded by the coding sequence ATGAACGGCCGCTTTCCTATAACGCTCCACATAATGACGTTGCTTTGTACTGAGCAAGGTGTAATCTCGTCGGAATTTTTAGCCGGGAGCATTAACGTAAACGCTGTGTTGGTAAGAAAAGAACTGAGCAACTTGATTAGACACGGACTGGTAAAAAGCCAGGAAGGGAAAAACGGTGGGTATCAGCTCGCAAGGCCTGGTACTGACATAAGCCTGGCAGAAATTTATCATACGGTGAAGCCGGATGCGATTCTTGGACAGGCTAAAAATCAGCCAAACCCTAAGTGCCCGGTGGGAAGGCAGATAAACAGCCATTTAAACAACTTGTACGAAGAGGTAGACCAAGCGCTGATCAATAAGCTGAACGGGATAACCCTGGATGCTTTTTGTAAAAAATTCGACTAA
- a CDS encoding universal stress protein, which yields MKTYLVPVDFSAAAENAAFLAAHLTHQSGAQRIVLMNAYYITPYEELLPNPDMLMLREQEVEESAAERIENLSALRDKLRAEVRAGVEISIRLNRSHLVRAVVDAVEEDKVDMVILGSIGNSTIRENGVGIGSHVTNVSKASPAPVLVVPPAYTYQTIKRIAIACDLKKVKESIPVEALHKLLGTQPIELLVVNIDAAEKQASADPQILAEQTSLYEMLEKYSPTYHYINTPNVIAGVLNFANEQDTQLIIALPHKYSFLRSLLHSSVSRQLASCATVPVLLLK from the coding sequence ATGAAGACCTATCTAGTACCCGTTGATTTTTCTGCAGCTGCTGAAAATGCAGCTTTTCTGGCGGCGCATTTAACCCACCAATCGGGTGCGCAACGTATAGTTTTGATGAACGCCTACTATATAACGCCTTACGAAGAGTTACTACCGAATCCGGATATGCTGATGCTCCGTGAGCAGGAGGTAGAAGAGAGCGCCGCAGAACGAATAGAGAACCTAAGTGCATTACGCGACAAATTGAGAGCTGAAGTAAGAGCGGGTGTTGAAATAAGCATCCGGCTTAACAGATCCCATCTGGTGAGGGCAGTGGTTGATGCCGTAGAAGAAGATAAGGTAGATATGGTAATTCTGGGTAGCATAGGAAATAGTACCATACGAGAGAATGGTGTCGGAATAGGCAGCCATGTAACTAACGTATCTAAGGCCAGTCCGGCACCTGTATTAGTTGTGCCGCCAGCATATACATATCAAACTATAAAACGCATTGCCATAGCATGCGACTTGAAAAAGGTAAAAGAAAGCATACCAGTAGAGGCATTGCACAAGCTTTTGGGTACACAGCCCATAGAGCTTTTAGTGGTGAATATAGATGCAGCTGAAAAACAGGCCAGTGCTGATCCACAGATACTTGCCGAGCAAACAAGCCTTTATGAAATGCTGGAAAAGTATAGCCCCACTTATCATTACATAAACACTCCAAACGTTATTGCTGGCGTCCTCAATTTTGCAAATGAGCAGGATACCCAGCTGATTATAGCATTGCCGCATAAGTACAGCTTCCTGCGTTCTCTGTTGCACAGCAGCGTTTCAAGGCAGTTAGCATCTTGCGCTACGGTGCCGGTGTTGTTGTTAAAATAG
- a CDS encoding UDP-N-acetylmuramate--L-alanine ligase, with translation MRVHFIAIGGSAMHNLAIALHKKGFEVTGSDDVLFEPSASRLGKYGIKPTADGWYPEKITTELDAVILGMHARVDNPELLKAQELGIKIYSYPDYIYEQSKNKKRVVIGGSHGKTTITSMILHTLQQAGQKFDYLVGAQLEGFETMVGLTEEAPVIVIEGDEYLASPIDRRPKFHIYKPHVAVISGIAWDHINVFPTFDNYVDQFRIFAETIEPGGALIYSQTDAVLDSMVNSSNITAEKLPYDLPLYKIDNGVTTIINGSDEYQLKVFGQHNLLNIEAARLVCKSLGIEAAEFYKHISTFKGAARRLEVVGSTSTATIFKDFAHSPSKLTATIQAVRTQFPERRLIACIELHTFSSLNKDFLSEYSGTMDAADDAIVFIHNKTFEQKKMTPYAPEVVKTAFNNEKLRFFDDPEKLLTYLQALNLENANLLMMSSGNFGGIDLITLKNNLL, from the coding sequence ATGAGAGTTCATTTTATTGCTATCGGCGGCAGCGCTATGCACAACCTTGCTATAGCCCTGCATAAAAAAGGTTTCGAAGTTACCGGTTCAGACGATGTGTTGTTCGAGCCATCTGCATCCCGCTTGGGTAAATACGGCATAAAGCCCACTGCAGACGGCTGGTACCCGGAGAAAATAACCACAGAGCTTGACGCTGTGATTTTAGGCATGCATGCCCGTGTAGATAATCCCGAACTGCTAAAGGCGCAGGAGCTTGGAATTAAGATCTACTCTTATCCTGATTACATTTACGAACAAAGTAAAAACAAGAAACGCGTTGTTATTGGCGGAAGCCATGGTAAAACTACCATTACCAGCATGATACTGCATACATTGCAACAAGCCGGACAAAAATTTGACTACTTAGTAGGCGCACAACTGGAAGGTTTTGAAACAATGGTTGGGCTTACAGAGGAGGCGCCGGTTATTGTGATCGAGGGCGACGAGTACCTTGCGTCGCCGATAGATCGTCGCCCTAAATTTCATATTTACAAGCCACACGTAGCTGTAATTAGCGGCATAGCCTGGGATCATATAAATGTGTTTCCCACCTTTGACAATTATGTAGATCAGTTCAGGATATTTGCAGAGACCATAGAACCCGGAGGAGCACTCATTTATAGCCAGACTGATGCTGTACTTGATTCAATGGTAAACAGCAGTAATATAACAGCCGAAAAGCTGCCTTATGATTTGCCGCTATATAAGATAGACAACGGAGTAACAACCATAATTAACGGCAGCGATGAATATCAGCTAAAGGTTTTTGGACAACACAATCTGCTGAATATTGAAGCTGCAAGGTTGGTTTGTAAATCCCTGGGCATAGAAGCTGCAGAATTTTATAAACACATAAGTACTTTTAAGGGCGCCGCCCGCCGTTTGGAAGTTGTTGGCAGTACATCCACGGCCACCATATTTAAAGATTTTGCGCATTCGCCGTCTAAACTTACAGCTACTATCCAGGCCGTACGTACTCAATTTCCTGAAAGACGGCTGATCGCCTGTATAGAACTGCATACTTTTAGCAGTTTGAATAAAGATTTTTTAAGCGAATATAGCGGAACGATGGATGCTGCGGATGATGCTATAGTATTTATCCACAATAAAACTTTCGAGCAAAAGAAAATGACGCCGTACGCTCCCGAAGTTGTAAAAACCGCATTTAACAATGAAAAACTAAGGTTTTTTGATGATCCGGAAAAATTACTGACCTATTTGCAAGCGTTGAATTTAGAAAATGCTAACCTTTTAATGATGAGTTCAGGCAATTTTGGAGGCATTGATCTTATTACGTTGAAAAATAATTTGTTATAA
- a CDS encoding helix-turn-helix domain-containing protein, translating into MKTLGKKIRLLRHQKGWSQEEVAKRLDISIPAFSKIETGITDINLSRLEQIAALFEMSVVQLLTYNETEQDQKIASELENVNKKLMDRETEVIDLQKKVIELFEELRHKKVTA; encoded by the coding sequence ATGAAGACACTTGGAAAAAAAATCCGGTTATTACGTCACCAAAAAGGTTGGAGCCAGGAAGAAGTTGCTAAGAGATTAGACATTTCTATACCTGCTTTTTCTAAAATTGAGACGGGCATAACCGACATCAATCTTTCTCGTTTAGAACAGATAGCAGCTTTGTTCGAGATGTCTGTTGTGCAGCTCCTTACTTACAACGAAACTGAGCAGGATCAGAAGATCGCCAGCGAATTAGAGAACGTTAACAAAAAACTGATGGATCGTGAAACAGAGGTGATCGACCTTCAGAAAAAAGTTATTGAGCTTTTTGAAGAGCTCAGACATAAAAAGGTTACGGCCTAA
- a CDS encoding GNAT family N-acetyltransferase: MKITEVNSKSDKKAFLDVARIIYRNDTNWVCPLDNDVEAVFNPAKNNFHQHGKATRWILRDNSGKLIGRVAAFINEKKAYNYEQPTGGMGFFECINDANAAVLLFDTAKTWLKENGMLAMDGPINFGENDNFWGLLVEGFTPPSYGMNYHMPYYHKFFQDYGFVKLYEQITNHLDARKPFSERFTKIANWVIKKPGYSFAHFKSAEIEKFADHFIEIYNDGWQDFENFVPINKATILESFRQMKAIMDEKLIWFAYVNNEPASFIVILPDANQMIKPLNGKLNIIGKLIFLYRKWKGVSRMRAIVMGTKQKFQNHGLESALFIKLKEYVIPLDQYDELELSWVGDFNDKMIAIHAAVGATFGKRHLTMRYKF, translated from the coding sequence ATGAAAATTACTGAAGTAAATAGTAAGTCAGATAAAAAAGCCTTTCTTGATGTAGCAAGGATTATATATAGAAATGACACCAATTGGGTGTGTCCGCTGGATAATGATGTGGAGGCAGTCTTCAACCCTGCTAAAAATAACTTCCATCAGCATGGTAAAGCTACCCGCTGGATACTAAGAGATAACAGCGGCAAACTCATTGGCCGGGTTGCAGCATTCATAAACGAAAAGAAAGCTTACAATTATGAGCAACCAACCGGCGGAATGGGTTTTTTCGAATGTATTAATGATGCGAACGCTGCTGTACTGTTGTTCGACACGGCAAAAACCTGGTTAAAGGAAAACGGCATGCTAGCCATGGACGGACCGATAAATTTTGGTGAGAACGATAACTTTTGGGGATTACTTGTAGAAGGATTTACGCCTCCCTCCTACGGCATGAACTATCACATGCCCTATTACCACAAATTCTTTCAGGATTATGGTTTTGTTAAGCTCTATGAGCAAATTACAAACCACCTTGATGCGCGTAAACCCTTTTCAGAACGCTTCACCAAAATTGCTAATTGGGTAATAAAAAAACCGGGATATAGCTTTGCCCACTTTAAATCAGCGGAAATAGAAAAGTTTGCTGATCACTTTATTGAAATATACAACGATGGATGGCAAGACTTTGAAAATTTTGTGCCGATAAACAAAGCAACTATACTGGAGAGCTTCAGGCAAATGAAAGCTATAATGGACGAAAAACTCATCTGGTTTGCCTATGTAAACAATGAGCCAGCTTCTTTTATAGTAATATTGCCAGATGCAAATCAAATGATAAAACCGCTTAACGGCAAGCTCAATATCATTGGCAAATTGATATTCCTATATAGAAAATGGAAGGGCGTTTCGCGAATGCGGGCAATAGTTATGGGAACGAAACAGAAGTTCCAAAACCATGGCCTGGAGTCAGCTCTTTTCATCAAACTTAAAGAATACGTTATACCGTTGGATCAGTATGACGAATTAGAATTATCCTGGGTTGGCGATTTTAATGATAAAATGATAGCAATACATGCTGCCGTAGGTGCCACTTTTGGAAAAAGGCATTTGACCATGAGATATAAATTTTAA
- the scpB gene encoding SMC-Scp complex subunit ScpB — protein MDNISEYIEALIFASEQGIRMEEILYCLQAAFDHDFDITEVETAVELIRKKYSSDHLAIELVRVNNGYQFLTKKKYHQVISLLQLQRSKKKLSQAALETLAIIAYKQPVTKLDVEQIRGVNCDYSIQKLLEKELIAITGKSDTVGKPILYGTSNLFMDYFGINSIDELPQLKEVTQSDNTIGEASE, from the coding sequence ATGGATAACATTAGCGAATACATAGAAGCGTTGATCTTTGCATCTGAACAAGGCATTCGCATGGAGGAGATTCTCTACTGCCTACAGGCTGCTTTTGATCATGATTTTGATATTACTGAAGTAGAAACAGCTGTCGAACTCATCCGAAAAAAATATTCATCAGATCACCTTGCCATAGAACTCGTCAGAGTAAACAATGGGTACCAATTTCTAACAAAGAAAAAATATCATCAGGTAATTAGCCTGCTGCAACTTCAACGCTCTAAAAAGAAATTAAGCCAGGCTGCATTGGAAACACTGGCTATTATTGCTTACAAGCAGCCCGTAACCAAGCTTGATGTGGAACAAATACGTGGCGTAAACTGCGATTATTCAATACAAAAGTTGCTGGAAAAAGAGCTTATAGCAATTACAGGCAAAAGCGACACCGTTGGCAAACCCATCTTATACGGAACAAGCAACCTTTTTATGGATTATTTTGGTATTAACAGTATTGACGAATTGCCACAGCTTAAGGAGGTTACCCAAAGCGACAATACTATTGGAGAGGCATCCGAATAA
- the mqnC gene encoding cyclic dehypoxanthinyl futalosine synthase, whose amino-acid sequence MITADLLQRALAFDFLTMEEGVYLYHNASTPDLMYVANELRKIQVPHGKVTWQIDRNVNTTNVCIANCKFCNFFRRPGHEDAYITDIETYKRKIEETFRYGGDQLLLQGGHHPDLGLKFYTDLFRELKQLYPKLKLHSLGPPEIAHVAKLEGMSHYEVLKAMKESGLDSLPGAGAEILNDRVRRLISKGKCGGKEWLDVMRAAHQLNLPSSATMMFGHIETIEERFEHLVWLREVQSEKPEGHYGFIAFIPWPFQDDGTLLRKVRGITNNVTGDEYIRMIALSRIMLPNVKNIQASWLTVGKQVAQICLHAGANDFGSIMIEENVVSAAGAPHRFTAKGIQDSIREAGFEPQLRTQRYDWREIPAEIEEQVIDY is encoded by the coding sequence AAGGGGTTTATCTATACCATAATGCCTCCACCCCCGATCTGATGTACGTTGCTAACGAACTGCGAAAAATACAGGTTCCGCATGGCAAAGTAACCTGGCAGATTGACCGAAATGTTAACACCACCAACGTCTGCATTGCCAACTGTAAATTCTGCAACTTTTTCCGTCGGCCAGGTCACGAAGATGCTTATATAACCGATATAGAGACTTACAAGCGGAAAATTGAGGAGACCTTTCGTTATGGTGGCGATCAGTTGTTATTACAGGGAGGTCACCATCCCGATCTTGGCCTGAAGTTTTATACCGATCTATTCCGTGAACTTAAACAGCTGTATCCTAAACTGAAGTTACACTCGTTAGGCCCGCCGGAAATTGCGCACGTAGCTAAACTGGAAGGTATGAGCCATTACGAGGTGCTAAAAGCTATGAAAGAGTCCGGCCTGGACTCACTGCCGGGTGCCGGCGCAGAGATATTGAACGATCGCGTTCGCAGGCTGATATCCAAAGGTAAATGTGGCGGTAAGGAGTGGCTGGATGTTATGCGTGCAGCTCATCAGCTTAACCTGCCATCTTCGGCGACAATGATGTTTGGCCACATAGAAACTATTGAAGAACGCTTTGAACACCTGGTGTGGCTGCGTGAAGTACAATCTGAAAAGCCAGAAGGACACTATGGGTTTATAGCTTTTATTCCCTGGCCTTTTCAGGATGACGGCACACTCCTGCGCAAAGTGCGCGGCATAACCAACAATGTTACCGGTGACGAATACATCCGTATGATTGCGCTTAGCCGTATTATGCTGCCCAATGTAAAGAACATACAGGCATCATGGTTAACCGTAGGTAAGCAGGTTGCGCAAATATGCCTGCATGCGGGCGCCAACGATTTCGGGTCTATAATGATAGAAGAGAACGTTGTTTCTGCAGCAGGTGCACCGCACCGCTTTACTGCTAAAGGTATACAGGATTCTATACGTGAGGCCGGCTTTGAACCTCAACTGCGTACCCAACGATACGACTGGCGCGAGATACCTGCGGAAATAGAAGAACAGGTTATTGATTATTAA